One window from the genome of Comamonas sp. lk encodes:
- a CDS encoding GTP-binding protein, translated as MSLIPVTILTGFLGSGKTTLLKRVLHESHGMKIAVIENEFGEENIDTDILKTESKEQILQMSNGCICCTIREDLREALQLLAAKRRKGLVDFDRIVIETTGLADPGPVAQTFFMDDEIAETYLIDSIITLVDAKHANQQLDDRQEARRQVGFADQIFLSKTDLVSEADKDELTHRLKHMNPRAPITAVHFGEVSLKDVFDLRGFNLNAKLDIDPDFLKEDDHDHGHDHDHGQCEHEHGHVHDEHCGHDHHDHEHGEHCNHPHHHHHDDDVKSFVFRAERAFDPAKLEDFLGAIVNIYGPKMLRYKGVLNMNGTERKVIFQGVHQLMGSDLGPEWAADEKRESRMVFIGIDLPQDIFRQGLDQCLV; from the coding sequence ATGTCTCTCATTCCTGTCACCATCCTCACGGGCTTTCTGGGTTCGGGCAAAACCACGCTGCTCAAGCGCGTGCTGCACGAGTCGCACGGCATGAAGATTGCCGTGATCGAGAACGAATTCGGTGAGGAAAACATCGACACCGACATTCTCAAGACCGAGTCCAAGGAGCAGATCCTGCAGATGAGCAATGGCTGCATCTGCTGCACCATTCGCGAAGACCTGCGCGAGGCCTTGCAGCTACTGGCCGCCAAGCGCCGCAAAGGCCTGGTGGACTTTGACCGCATCGTCATCGAGACCACCGGCTTGGCCGATCCCGGCCCCGTGGCCCAGACCTTCTTCATGGATGACGAGATCGCCGAGACCTATCTGATCGACTCCATCATCACCCTGGTCGATGCCAAGCATGCCAACCAGCAGCTGGACGACCGCCAGGAAGCGCGCCGCCAGGTGGGCTTTGCCGATCAGATCTTCCTGTCCAAGACCGATCTGGTGAGCGAGGCCGACAAGGATGAGCTGACCCACCGCCTCAAGCACATGAACCCGCGCGCGCCCATCACGGCCGTGCATTTTGGCGAGGTGTCCCTCAAGGACGTGTTCGATCTGCGTGGCTTCAATCTCAATGCCAAGCTGGACATCGATCCCGACTTCCTCAAGGAAGACGATCACGACCATGGACATGACCACGATCACGGCCAGTGTGAGCATGAGCACGGCCATGTGCATGACGAGCACTGCGGCCACGACCACCATGATCACGAGCATGGTGAGCACTGCAATCACCCCCACCATCATCACCACGATGACGATGTGAAGAGCTTTGTCTTTCGTGCCGAGCGGGCGTTCGATCCTGCCAAGCTGGAAGACTTCCTGGGCGCCATCGTGAACATCTACGGCCCCAAGATGCTGCGCTACAAAGGCGTGCTGAACATGAACGGTACCGAGCGCAAGGTCATCTTCCAGGGCGTGCACCAGCTCATGGGCAGCGATCTGGGGCCGGAATGGGCGGCGGACGAAAAGCGCGAAAGCCGCATGGTCTTCATCGGCATTGATCTGCCGCAAGATATCTTCCGCCAGGGCCTGGATCAGTGTCTGGTATAA
- a CDS encoding tyrosine recombinase XerC, translating into MPNKDVREMLSLEEQIAQLPTVVVAYLEHVRVQKRLAERTHTLYSLDLLKLQDFASEAGVSLLALQPTHIRRFAAQMHSAGRSARGIALILSGWRSFFRWAARQELVPFNPVEGVRGPKAPKPLPKALGVDDAVQLASFQNTEADPWIEARDAAMTELLYSCGLRVGELVGLDVKADQRTQAEGRGWIDLQAGDAHVQGKGSKRRIVPVGAMATKALQAWLAQRTAGLAGAAQARARDEVALFIGRRGERLTGQSVWARLKQRGQQAGLAAGVHPHVLRHSFASHLLQSSGDLRAVQELLGHSSIATTQIYTRLDFQHLAQAYENAHPRARRQDGAEGRVDQPPSARKSDLESDD; encoded by the coding sequence ATGCCCAATAAAGATGTGCGCGAGATGCTCTCATTGGAGGAGCAAATTGCGCAGCTGCCGACCGTCGTTGTGGCTTATCTGGAGCATGTGCGGGTGCAAAAGCGCCTGGCCGAGCGCACCCATACGCTGTACAGCCTGGATTTGCTCAAGCTGCAGGATTTCGCCAGCGAGGCCGGCGTGTCGCTGTTGGCTTTGCAGCCGACCCATATCCGCCGCTTTGCTGCCCAAATGCATAGCGCCGGCCGCAGCGCGCGCGGTATTGCGCTGATTCTCTCGGGTTGGCGTAGTTTTTTCCGCTGGGCTGCCCGGCAGGAACTGGTGCCCTTCAATCCCGTGGAAGGCGTGCGCGGCCCCAAGGCGCCCAAGCCCTTGCCCAAAGCCCTGGGCGTGGATGACGCCGTGCAGCTGGCCAGCTTTCAAAACACCGAGGCCGATCCCTGGATAGAGGCGCGCGATGCCGCCATGACCGAGCTGCTTTACAGCTGCGGCCTGCGCGTGGGCGAACTGGTGGGGCTGGATGTCAAAGCCGATCAGCGCACCCAGGCCGAGGGTCGGGGCTGGATCGACCTGCAAGCGGGTGATGCCCATGTGCAGGGCAAAGGCAGCAAGCGTCGCATCGTGCCCGTGGGGGCCATGGCCACCAAGGCCTTGCAAGCCTGGTTGGCGCAGCGCACGGCGGGTCTGGCCGGTGCGGCACAGGCCAGAGCCCGGGATGAGGTGGCGCTCTTCATAGGCCGCCGGGGCGAGCGGCTGACGGGCCAATCCGTCTGGGCGCGTCTCAAGCAGCGCGGCCAGCAGGCCGGGTTGGCGGCCGGCGTGCATCCCCATGTGCTGCGCCATTCGTTTGCCAGCCATCTGCTGCAGTCCAGCGGTGATTTACGCGCCGTGCAGGAGCTGCTGGGGCATTCCAGTATTGCCACCACGCAAATCTATACGCGGCTGGATTTTCAGCATCTGGCCCAGGCCTATGAAAACGCCCATCCGCGTGCCAGACGCCAGGACGGGGCGGAGGGTAGGGTGGATCAGCCGCCGTCTGCTCGCAAGTCAGACCTGGAGTCTGATGATTGA
- a CDS encoding DUF484 family protein has protein sequence MNSMTDNAVTEEAIADYLQQTPEFFERHAEMLTGVQLISGHGPRAVSLQERQAQMLREKIKGLEHRIMDMVRHGSENTSIANKIHQWTCAMSKVQDLRELPHVVTASLQHIFEVPQVALRLWNVSGAHSGSIYTMGVSEDAKAFAASLTMPFCGPNMGFEPAHWLAQPDAIQSMALLPLHDGAMESTANVFGMLVLGSPDAARFDATMGTEFLSRIAQLASASLSRMRLSPLSLARG, from the coding sequence ATGAACAGCATGACCGACAACGCCGTGACCGAAGAAGCCATTGCCGACTATCTCCAGCAAACCCCGGAGTTCTTCGAGCGCCATGCCGAAATGCTGACCGGCGTGCAATTGATCAGCGGCCATGGCCCGCGTGCCGTGAGCCTGCAGGAGCGCCAGGCGCAGATGCTGCGCGAGAAGATCAAGGGGCTGGAGCACCGCATCATGGACATGGTGCGCCACGGCAGCGAGAACACCTCGATTGCCAACAAGATCCACCAGTGGACTTGCGCCATGTCCAAGGTGCAGGATTTGCGCGAGCTGCCCCATGTGGTGACCGCCAGCCTGCAGCACATCTTCGAGGTGCCTCAGGTGGCGCTGCGCCTGTGGAACGTGTCGGGTGCGCACAGCGGCAGCATCTACACCATGGGCGTGAGCGAGGATGCCAAGGCCTTTGCCGCCTCGCTGACCATGCCGTTCTGCGGTCCCAATATGGGGTTTGAGCCCGCCCACTGGTTGGCCCAGCCCGATGCCATTCAATCCATGGCCTTGCTGCCGCTGCACGATGGCGCCATGGAGAGTACTGCCAACGTCTTTGGCATGCTGGTGCTGGGCTCGCCCGATGCCGCGCGCTTTGATGCCACCATGGGGACGGAATTCCTGTCGCGCATCGCCCAGCTGGCCAGTGCTTCGCTATCGCGCATGCGTTTGTCGCCGTTGAGTCTGGCACGCGGCTGA
- the dapF gene encoding diaminopimelate epimerase: protein MQIRFTKMQGAGNDFVVLDETRGRLGLTPAHYRYLGNRHFGVGADQILTVRPSPAEGVDFEYVIHNADGSEVEQCGNGARCFARYVHDKGLTNKRVISVQTLSGVIAPELHADGRVTVDMGAPQLDPVKVPFDGDGLQVQKLGSAQKWPLSLDVSAKNATVWIAPVSMGNPHAVQLVADVDAAPVEVHGPLIENHKRFPQRVNAGFMQIVDRSAVKLRVYERGAGETLACGTGACAAVVAGIGWGLLDSRVDVHTRGGLLTIEWAGGAEDRVRMTGPAEFVFEGQIDIPETL from the coding sequence ATGCAGATTCGCTTTACCAAGATGCAGGGTGCGGGCAACGATTTTGTCGTGCTCGACGAAACCCGGGGCCGCCTGGGCCTGACGCCGGCTCACTACCGCTATCTGGGCAACCGCCACTTTGGCGTGGGTGCCGACCAGATTCTCACCGTGCGCCCCTCGCCCGCCGAAGGCGTGGATTTCGAGTACGTCATCCATAACGCTGACGGCAGCGAAGTCGAGCAGTGCGGCAACGGTGCGCGCTGCTTTGCCCGCTATGTGCACGACAAGGGCTTGACGAACAAGCGCGTGATTAGCGTGCAGACGCTCTCTGGCGTGATCGCCCCCGAGCTGCATGCCGACGGCCGCGTGACCGTGGACATGGGCGCCCCTCAGCTGGACCCGGTCAAGGTGCCGTTCGACGGCGACGGTTTGCAGGTTCAAAAGTTGGGTTCTGCACAAAAATGGCCTCTATCCCTTGATGTATCTGCGAAAAATGCTACGGTTTGGATAGCACCAGTCTCCATGGGCAATCCGCATGCGGTGCAGCTGGTGGCCGATGTGGATGCGGCGCCCGTCGAAGTCCACGGCCCGCTGATCGAAAACCACAAACGCTTTCCGCAGCGGGTGAATGCCGGTTTCATGCAGATCGTCGACCGCAGCGCAGTGAAGCTGCGCGTGTACGAGCGCGGAGCGGGCGAGACCCTGGCCTGCGGCACCGGAGCCTGCGCGGCCGTGGTGGCCGGCATTGGCTGGGGCTTGCTGGACAGCCGGGTGGACGTGCATACCCGCGGTGGCCTGCTGACCATTGAATGGGCCGGTGGCGCCGAGGACCGCGTGCGCATGACCGGCCCCGCAGAGTTTGTGTTTGAAGGACAGATCGACATTCCCGAGACGCTATGA
- a CDS encoding MarR family winged helix-turn-helix transcriptional regulator yields the protein MPVTKTANATSRSTRAGHGQPSAARGKKNALPLAAAAQVDAVESVAVDRVDAGFLESLVGYNVRRASLSLVGVFMECMVRFDLKIVEFSVLSLVGGNPGITSRQLCQQLDMLPPNMVGMIDALSARGLLERRPHPRDGRATGLYLTVQGRELLDAAEPELKSSEQSAVSHLSAAEQIQLLQLLQKLYR from the coding sequence ATGCCTGTAACCAAAACCGCCAACGCCACTTCCCGTTCGACCCGTGCGGGCCACGGCCAGCCGTCTGCCGCGCGTGGCAAGAAAAATGCGCTGCCGCTGGCGGCTGCAGCGCAGGTGGATGCCGTCGAGTCAGTGGCGGTGGACAGGGTGGATGCCGGTTTTCTGGAGTCCTTGGTCGGCTATAACGTGCGCCGCGCCTCGCTGTCGTTGGTGGGCGTGTTCATGGAATGCATGGTGCGCTTCGATCTCAAGATCGTGGAGTTTTCCGTGCTCTCGCTGGTGGGCGGCAATCCCGGCATCACCTCGCGCCAGCTATGTCAGCAGCTGGACATGCTACCGCCCAATATGGTGGGCATGATCGATGCGCTGTCCGCACGCGGTCTGCTGGAGCGCCGCCCGCATCCGCGTGATGGCCGTGCCACTGGCCTGTATCTCACGGTGCAGGGGCGCGAGCTGCTGGATGCGGCCGAGCCCGAACTCAAGTCCAGCGAGCAAAGCGCAGTCTCCCACCTGAGTGCGGCCGAGCAGATTCAGCTGCTGCAGCTGCTGCAAAAGCTTTACCGCTGA
- a CDS encoding acyl-CoA dehydrogenase family protein, with protein MSYLPVSADNAFLLFDVLKADEQLQRLPAHAATDRALMQQVLEEAGKWVGEVVAPLSREGDELGCRFEVGTVTTPPGFAQAYQDFWQAGWPALACDPEDGGQGLPWVLEGVLYEWLSAANHGWTMAPGLLHGAYECLKHHGSEALKAQYLGKIASGEWLATMCLTEAHAGSDLGLVRTQAQPIGDTALGASYAISGTKIFISGGEHDLTDNIVHLVLARLPGAPAGPRGLSLFLVPKIQPEGQRNAVVCERIEEKMGLHGSPTCVMRFEAATGWLIGREGAGLNAMFVMMNAARLHVALQGVGLLDAAWQKARAYALERRQMRAPGSVPASRGSGDAADLIIEHPAIARTLDVQRAWVDGGRVLAYQTGIYLDQARHAEAAKEREQAQQWCSLVTPVLKAAWTQQAFDGASACLQVFGGHGYMREWGVEQIVRDARVAMIYEGTNEIQAIDLLVRKLLPDEGQAFGQWLLFLRKSLDASRALDAEVLRRLAELRYFSTLLVQGCKEDETLARRVADDFLRCVAVLLMGWAWARIAVTPGTEGQRWQGPLQAVTQRVLPEMDWRLQLMKAQWRQTSMVHGVQAAAQSA; from the coding sequence ATGTCCTATTTGCCCGTCAGCGCCGATAACGCGTTTCTTCTTTTCGATGTGCTCAAGGCCGACGAGCAGTTGCAGCGCCTGCCGGCCCATGCGGCCACGGACCGGGCACTGATGCAGCAGGTGCTGGAGGAGGCGGGAAAGTGGGTGGGCGAGGTGGTGGCGCCGCTTTCGCGTGAGGGCGATGAGCTGGGCTGCCGTTTTGAGGTGGGCACTGTGACTACGCCGCCGGGTTTTGCCCAGGCTTATCAGGACTTCTGGCAGGCCGGCTGGCCCGCACTGGCTTGCGATCCCGAGGATGGCGGTCAGGGCCTACCCTGGGTGCTGGAGGGCGTGCTCTACGAGTGGCTGAGCGCCGCCAACCATGGCTGGACCATGGCGCCCGGTCTGTTGCACGGCGCTTATGAATGCCTCAAGCACCATGGCAGCGAGGCCCTCAAGGCGCAGTATCTGGGCAAGATCGCCAGCGGTGAATGGCTGGCCACCATGTGCTTGACGGAAGCCCACGCAGGCAGCGATCTGGGCCTGGTGCGCACGCAGGCCCAGCCGATTGGCGATACGGCTTTGGGAGCGAGCTATGCTATCAGCGGCACCAAGATTTTCATCTCCGGCGGCGAGCATGATCTGACGGACAACATCGTGCACCTGGTACTGGCCCGTCTGCCTGGTGCACCCGCCGGGCCCCGGGGCTTGTCCCTGTTTCTGGTGCCCAAGATCCAGCCTGAGGGCCAGCGCAATGCCGTGGTCTGCGAACGCATCGAAGAAAAAATGGGCCTGCACGGCAGCCCCACCTGCGTGATGCGCTTTGAAGCCGCCACTGGCTGGCTGATAGGCCGCGAAGGCGCGGGTCTGAACGCCATGTTTGTGATGATGAATGCCGCCCGTTTGCATGTGGCCTTGCAAGGCGTGGGCTTGCTGGATGCGGCCTGGCAAAAAGCCCGGGCCTATGCGCTGGAGCGCCGCCAGATGCGCGCTCCTGGCTCCGTTCCCGCGTCGCGCGGGTCTGGCGATGCAGCAGATCTCATCATTGAGCACCCGGCCATTGCCCGCACGCTCGATGTGCAGCGGGCCTGGGTGGATGGCGGCCGTGTGCTGGCCTACCAAACCGGTATCTATCTCGATCAGGCCCGCCATGCCGAGGCAGCCAAGGAGCGCGAACAGGCTCAGCAATGGTGCAGCCTGGTCACGCCCGTGCTCAAGGCGGCCTGGACGCAGCAGGCCTTTGACGGTGCCAGCGCCTGCTTGCAAGTCTTTGGCGGCCATGGCTATATGCGCGAATGGGGCGTGGAGCAAATCGTGCGAGATGCCCGCGTGGCCATGATTTACGAGGGTACCAACGAAATCCAGGCCATAGACCTGCTGGTGCGCAAGCTGCTGCCCGATGAGGGCCAGGCTTTCGGCCAATGGCTGCTGTTTTTGCGCAAAAGCCTGGATGCCTCGCGCGCGCTGGATGCCGAGGTGCTGCGCCGTCTGGCCGAACTGCGCTACTTCAGCACCTTGCTGGTACAGGGCTGCAAGGAAGATGAGACCCTGGCCAGGCGCGTGGCCGATGATTTTCTGCGCTGTGTGGCCGTGCTGCTCATGGGCTGGGCCTGGGCCCGCATTGCGGTCACGCCGGGCACCGAAGGCCAGCGCTGGCAAGGCCCGCTACAGGCCGTGACCCAGCGCGTGCTGCCCGAGATGGATTGGCGGCTGCAACTGATGAAAGCCCAGTGGCGCCAGACCTCGATGGTGCATGGGGTGCAGGCTGCAGCGCAGAGTGCCTAG
- a CDS encoding Bug family tripartite tricarboxylate transporter substrate binding protein — MQDRRNFVKSLSATAALAALGPMAARAQGSGPIEQVRILYGFPAGSAGDSVARRVGEKMGGSSYTKNMGVVENKPGAGGRIALESLRNAVGDGSVIALSQVSAFSIYPHIYSKLSYQAKDFEPISIGAIMHHGLAIGPAVPAEVKTLKDFLAWCKNNPDKASFGSPGAGTQPHLIGSLLSLRSGIKISHVPYRGTAPAVSDLAGGQIAAVMGPSGDFLSYYKAGKLRVLATSGPQRNPYLPNVPTFAEQGFGDLTAEEWFGFYANAKTPADVRARAHAAIIAALKSDSLKESLGVVGLIATSSTPEEMARSQQAEFERWGPLVKQIGFTADT; from the coding sequence ATGCAAGATCGACGCAATTTCGTCAAAAGCCTGAGCGCCACGGCCGCGCTGGCGGCGCTGGGCCCTATGGCGGCCCGTGCCCAGGGCAGTGGGCCTATCGAGCAAGTCCGTATTCTTTACGGCTTTCCGGCCGGCAGCGCGGGTGACTCCGTGGCCCGCCGCGTGGGCGAGAAGATGGGGGGCAGCAGCTACACCAAGAATATGGGTGTGGTGGAAAACAAGCCCGGTGCCGGCGGCCGCATTGCGCTGGAGAGTCTGCGCAATGCCGTGGGCGATGGCTCGGTGATCGCCCTGTCCCAGGTCTCGGCTTTCTCGATTTACCCGCATATCTATAGCAAGCTAAGCTATCAGGCCAAGGACTTCGAGCCAATTTCCATTGGTGCCATCATGCACCACGGCCTGGCCATAGGTCCTGCCGTACCGGCCGAGGTCAAGACGCTCAAGGACTTTCTGGCCTGGTGCAAGAACAACCCCGACAAAGCCAGTTTCGGCAGCCCCGGTGCCGGCACGCAGCCGCATCTGATCGGTTCGCTGCTCAGCCTGCGCTCGGGCATCAAGATCAGCCATGTGCCTTATCGCGGCACGGCGCCCGCCGTGTCCGATCTGGCTGGCGGGCAGATTGCGGCGGTCATGGGCCCCAGCGGCGACTTCCTCAGCTATTACAAGGCCGGCAAGCTGCGCGTGCTGGCTACCAGCGGCCCGCAGCGCAATCCCTATCTGCCCAATGTGCCCACGTTTGCCGAGCAGGGCTTTGGCGATCTGACGGCCGAGGAATGGTTTGGCTTCTACGCCAATGCCAAGACCCCGGCCGATGTGCGCGCCCGCGCCCATGCGGCCATCATCGCAGCGCTCAAGAGCGATTCGCTCAAGGAAAGCCTGGGCGTGGTCGGCCTGATCGCCACCAGCTCCACGCCCGAAGAAATGGCCCGCTCCCAGCAGGCCGAGTTCGAGCGCTGGGGCCCGCTGGTCAAGCAGATTGGGTTTACGGCTGATACCTGA
- a CDS encoding SDR family NAD(P)-dependent oxidoreductase encodes MQIQDQIAIVTGGASGLGEATARALAAAGARVAVLDRQLDKAKAVAADIGGLALACDITDTASVTAALDQIQAQWGEARILMNVAGIGTAKRVIGRDGQPAPLDDFERVVRVNLIGSYNMTRLFAARCAQLSALEDGARGVIVYTASVAAFDGQVGQQAYSASKGGLVGMTLPMARDLAQHGIRVCTIAPGLFATPLMQELPEPVQQSLAASIPFPSRLGKPSEFADLACHIVSNGHLNGEVIRLDGALRMAPR; translated from the coding sequence ATGCAGATTCAGGATCAAATTGCCATCGTGACCGGCGGCGCCTCAGGCCTGGGCGAAGCGACGGCGCGGGCCTTGGCCGCGGCCGGTGCCCGCGTGGCCGTGCTGGACCGCCAGCTGGACAAGGCCAAAGCCGTGGCGGCCGATATCGGCGGGCTGGCATTGGCCTGCGATATCACGGACACGGCCAGCGTGACGGCGGCGCTGGACCAGATCCAGGCGCAGTGGGGTGAGGCCCGTATTCTCATGAACGTGGCCGGCATAGGCACGGCCAAGCGCGTGATCGGCCGCGACGGCCAGCCTGCGCCGCTGGACGATTTCGAGCGAGTGGTGCGCGTCAACCTGATCGGCAGCTACAACATGACGCGGCTGTTTGCGGCACGCTGCGCCCAGCTGAGCGCGCTGGAAGATGGGGCGCGTGGCGTCATCGTCTACACCGCTTCGGTGGCGGCTTTTGACGGGCAGGTGGGCCAGCAGGCCTATAGCGCCTCCAAGGGCGGGCTGGTGGGCATGACGCTGCCCATGGCGCGCGATCTGGCCCAGCATGGCATCCGTGTCTGTACCATCGCTCCCGGCCTGTTTGCCACGCCGTTGATGCAGGAGCTGCCCGAGCCCGTGCAGCAATCGCTGGCCGCCTCGATTCCCTTTCCCTCACGTCTGGGCAAGCCTTCGGAGTTTGCCGATCTGGCCTGCCATATCGTGAGCAACGGCCACCTGAACGGTGAAGTGATTCGCCTCGACGGGGCTTTGCGCATGGCGCCGCGCTGA
- a CDS encoding feruloyl-CoA synthase, with protein METTAMQQAEIIAPPRYRPLEFGVQSILVQAQPDGSSHVRAEQDLAPYASRMTDRLLHWAKHTPDQPFIAQRERLADGSTGNWRSISFAQTLEHARRIGQALVDRRLSAEKPVIILSENDLDHAMLAMACLYAGVPYCSVSTPYSLVSTDYAKLRHVVETLTPGLIFASDAARYDKAVRAVVPADCEVVYRTASDGAAPHTRFAELLTTEATAAVDAAMQATGPDTITKFLFTSGSTKLPKAVINTHRMWCANQQQIAQTMPDMVKGPPVLVDWLPWNHTFGGNKNIGLALYHGGTVYIDEGKPTPAGIAETLRNLREISPTVYFNVPTGFEYIARAMESDGLLRASLLKRVKMFFYAGASLAQPVWDSLHRVQEQEFGERIVMSTGLGMTESSPSALFINRPDVRSGDLGVPVPGLELKLAPVDGKLEVRYRGPNVTPGYWRAPEATAEAFDDQGFFRTGDAVQWRDLQDPNQGLRFDGRIAEDFKLATGTFVNVGPLRARIIHAGAPFIQDVVLTGLDRKEVGAIVFGSPACLALSGLEAGATLEQIMHSTGVQQHLQAVLNQLAQTATGSATRIARAVASTRAPSLDLGEVTDKGSINQRAVLTHRADVVLGLYEETLAHILKPNQA; from the coding sequence ATGGAGACAACCGCTATGCAGCAGGCAGAGATCATTGCGCCGCCGCGCTACCGCCCCCTGGAGTTTGGCGTGCAAAGCATTCTGGTACAGGCGCAGCCCGATGGCAGCAGCCATGTGCGCGCCGAGCAGGATCTGGCGCCCTATGCCAGCCGCATGACGGACCGGCTGCTGCATTGGGCGAAGCACACGCCGGATCAGCCCTTCATCGCCCAGCGCGAGCGCCTGGCGGACGGCAGCACCGGCAACTGGCGTTCCATCAGCTTTGCGCAGACGCTGGAGCATGCGCGCCGCATAGGCCAGGCGCTGGTGGATCGCCGGCTCTCGGCCGAAAAGCCCGTCATCATCCTCAGCGAAAACGATCTGGACCACGCCATGCTGGCCATGGCCTGTCTGTATGCCGGCGTGCCGTATTGCTCGGTGTCCACACCGTATTCCCTGGTCAGCACCGACTACGCCAAGCTGCGCCATGTGGTCGAGACGCTGACCCCCGGCCTGATCTTTGCCAGCGATGCCGCGCGCTACGACAAGGCAGTGCGCGCCGTGGTGCCGGCAGATTGCGAGGTGGTGTACCGCACGGCTTCTGACGGTGCCGCGCCGCATACGCGGTTTGCCGAGCTGCTGACCACCGAGGCCACGGCGGCGGTGGATGCCGCCATGCAGGCCACGGGGCCGGACACCATCACCAAGTTCTTGTTTACCTCGGGTTCGACCAAGCTGCCCAAGGCGGTGATCAACACCCACCGCATGTGGTGCGCCAACCAGCAGCAGATTGCCCAGACCATGCCCGATATGGTCAAAGGCCCGCCGGTGCTGGTGGACTGGCTGCCGTGGAACCACACCTTTGGCGGCAACAAGAACATAGGCCTGGCGCTCTACCACGGCGGCACGGTCTATATCGACGAAGGCAAGCCCACGCCGGCCGGCATTGCTGAGACGCTGCGCAATCTGCGCGAGATCTCGCCCACCGTGTACTTCAACGTGCCCACGGGCTTTGAATACATTGCCCGTGCCATGGAAAGCGATGGCCTGCTGCGCGCCAGCCTGCTCAAGCGGGTGAAGATGTTTTTCTATGCCGGTGCCTCGCTGGCCCAGCCGGTGTGGGACAGCCTGCACCGGGTGCAGGAGCAGGAGTTTGGCGAGCGCATTGTGATGAGCACCGGTCTGGGCATGACGGAGTCCTCGCCTTCGGCCCTGTTCATCAACCGGCCCGATGTGCGCTCCGGCGATCTGGGTGTGCCCGTGCCGGGGCTGGAACTCAAGTTGGCGCCTGTGGACGGCAAGCTGGAAGTGCGTTACCGCGGCCCCAATGTCACGCCCGGCTACTGGCGTGCACCCGAAGCCACGGCCGAGGCTTTCGACGATCAAGGCTTTTTTCGCACCGGCGATGCCGTGCAGTGGCGCGATCTGCAGGACCCCAACCAGGGTCTGCGTTTTGACGGCCGCATTGCTGAAGACTTCAAGCTGGCCACCGGCACTTTCGTCAATGTGGGGCCGCTGCGCGCTCGCATCATTCACGCGGGCGCACCTTTTATCCAGGATGTGGTGCTCACCGGGCTGGATCGCAAGGAGGTCGGCGCCATCGTCTTTGGCTCGCCGGCCTGCCTGGCCCTGAGCGGGCTGGAAGCGGGCGCCACGCTGGAACAGATCATGCACAGCACCGGCGTGCAGCAGCATCTGCAAGCCGTGCTGAACCAGCTGGCGCAGACGGCCACCGGCAGCGCCACCCGCATTGCACGGGCCGTGGCTTCCACCCGTGCGCCTTCGCTGGATCTGGGCGAGGTGACGGACAAAGGCTCCATCAACCAGCGTGCCGTGCTGACCCATAGGGCAGACGTGGTGCTGGGTTTGTATGAAGAGACGCTGGCTCATATCTTGAAGCCAAACCAGGCTTGA
- a CDS encoding crotonase/enoyl-CoA hydratase family protein, whose protein sequence is MSHKEIAVDFAGDDQQVAIIRLQRAAKRNALSDGLILGLRDVFQNLPASVRAAVVDGDGPHFCAGLDLSELSERDASQGVLHSRMWHDALQQVQFGAVPVVAALHGAVVGGGLELASACHIRVADSSTFFALPEGSRGIFVGGGGSVRIPRLIGASRMADMMFTGRVYNAEDGERIGLAQYVVPEGQALAKAVELALRIAENAPMTNYALMHALPRIAEQPADQGLMTEALMAAVAQSAPEAKHRLQDFLAGRAAKVSKG, encoded by the coding sequence ATGTCTCATAAAGAAATTGCAGTCGATTTCGCTGGCGACGACCAGCAGGTGGCCATCATTCGCTTGCAGCGCGCAGCCAAGCGCAATGCTTTGTCGGATGGTCTGATTCTGGGTTTGCGCGATGTTTTTCAGAATTTGCCCGCCAGCGTGCGCGCGGCCGTGGTCGATGGCGACGGCCCGCATTTCTGCGCCGGGTTGGATCTGAGCGAGCTGAGCGAACGCGATGCCTCGCAAGGCGTGCTGCATTCGCGCATGTGGCATGACGCGCTGCAGCAGGTGCAGTTTGGCGCCGTGCCCGTGGTGGCGGCTCTGCATGGTGCCGTGGTGGGCGGCGGCCTGGAGCTGGCCAGTGCCTGCCATATCCGTGTGGCCGACAGCAGCACCTTCTTTGCCTTGCCCGAAGGCTCGCGCGGCATTTTCGTGGGCGGCGGCGGCTCGGTGCGCATTCCGCGCCTGATCGGCGCCTCGCGCATGGCCGACATGATGTTCACCGGTCGCGTCTACAACGCCGAAGACGGTGAGCGCATCGGTCTGGCCCAGTATGTGGTGCCCGAAGGCCAGGCCCTGGCCAAGGCCGTGGAGCTGGCGCTGCGCATTGCCGAGAACGCGCCCATGACCAATTACGCCCTCATGCATGCGCTGCCGCGCATTGCGGAGCAGCCTGCCGACCAAGGCTTGATGACCGAGGCGCTGATGGCCGCCGTGGCCCAGAGCGCGCCCGAGGCCAAGCATCGCCTGCAGGATTTCCTGGCCGGGCGGGCCGCCAAGGTCAGCAAGGGCTGA